The proteins below come from a single Treponema phagedenis genomic window:
- a CDS encoding bacteriohemerythrin, which produces MECSLNFKWKDSLSVGYNTIDLHHKKLLSLINDFADLLSLPQAKYKVHVGRVLMSLCDYTVYHFSEEEKIMRRYKYPQFEEHAQIHAAFVQRIKDSLVPLASGNMEAGAEFCNFLGEWLLHHIAVTDQKWAEFIQKNHPDAKF; this is translated from the coding sequence ATGGAATGTTCATTAAATTTTAAATGGAAAGACAGTCTCAGTGTGGGGTATAACACGATTGACCTGCACCACAAAAAACTATTAAGTCTTATTAACGATTTTGCGGATTTACTTTCATTACCGCAGGCGAAGTATAAGGTACATGTTGGAAGAGTTTTAATGAGCCTCTGTGATTATACCGTTTATCATTTTAGCGAAGAAGAAAAAATTATGCGAAGATATAAGTATCCGCAATTTGAGGAACATGCACAAATTCATGCAGCATTTGTGCAGCGCATTAAGGATTCTTTAGTTCCCCTTGCTTCAGGAAATATGGAAGCGGGAGCTGAATTTTGTAATTTTTTAGGCGAATGGCTTCTTCACCATATTGCGGTAACAGATCAAAAATGGGCCGAATTCATACAAAAAAATCATCCCGATGCAAAGTTTTAA